The following are encoded together in the Hyalangium minutum genome:
- a CDS encoding ELWxxDGT repeat protein, with protein sequence MTLTKLWRYGLLVLGVAYGVAVGCGPLQESEPSADLSSRRVRLDNQCSPPTLVADLNPGPSDAFPDGGTLWAPGSLVASKRQLYFVASEDSTGPELWMSDGTDAGPRRVKDIVPGPAGSMATPLTGSLTAAPGGGIYFVARTGSGEELWRSDGTENGTVQVRDLWPGSSGSEPSQLTVAGGQLFFAANDGVHGQEPWRLSGPDAGPVLLRDINVGPNGSVLSNFKALGNTVFFSANDVVHGQELWKAEATDGGRDGGAVLVKDIGEFDAIPAELVTLGGRLYFNADKGEPSGRELWTSDGTEGGTHQVKDIWDGLADSLPSELQVAGNRLFFTADDGVRGREVWASDGTSGGTRMVKELYPGPNIPGPVGLVTAGNRVFFQRGEEDGGADELWTSDGTDAGTFMLKRIRPAPEGGFVLERKGVGDTLYFAGNDGVNGIELWKSDGTPGGTVQVMDIAPGAESSIPRGFTRVGLKLYFAARDPVHGEELWSLDLCDRSPPEVTCPPNFAFEADAGTGVAVPFAATAVDDITEELELVYSHAPGSIFPLGVTPVTVSTQDEVGNTGSCTFQVTVRDTVPPRVTCPRNIFIEATGPEPVEVPYPEVQAVEAVSPPVTIEFDPPPGTLFTPGESTPVVVTIKDAAGNTRTCRFGVTVELPEGSEPGEDSGCSCKSLPGGTSAWGALLVLLALTRLRPLSRRGQREGS encoded by the coding sequence ATGACCCTGACAAAGCTGTGGCGTTATGGCCTCCTCGTTCTCGGTGTGGCCTATGGCGTGGCGGTGGGCTGCGGGCCGCTGCAAGAGAGCGAGCCCTCCGCAGACCTCTCCTCACGGCGCGTGAGGCTCGACAACCAGTGCTCGCCGCCTACGCTGGTGGCGGATCTGAACCCGGGACCTTCGGATGCGTTTCCGGACGGGGGCACGCTCTGGGCGCCGGGCTCCCTGGTCGCGTCCAAGCGGCAGCTCTACTTCGTCGCGAGTGAGGACTCCACCGGTCCCGAGCTGTGGATGAGCGATGGGACGGACGCGGGCCCGCGGCGGGTGAAGGACATCGTCCCGGGGCCAGCTGGCTCCATGGCCACGCCGCTCACGGGCTCGCTGACGGCCGCGCCCGGCGGCGGGATCTACTTCGTCGCCCGCACGGGCAGTGGCGAGGAGCTGTGGCGGAGCGATGGGACCGAGAATGGCACCGTGCAGGTGCGTGACTTGTGGCCGGGGAGTTCCGGCTCCGAACCGAGCCAGTTGACGGTCGCGGGGGGCCAGTTGTTCTTCGCGGCGAATGACGGCGTCCACGGCCAGGAGCCGTGGCGGCTTTCGGGGCCGGACGCGGGTCCGGTGCTGCTGAGGGACATCAACGTGGGCCCGAACGGGAGCGTGTTGAGCAACTTCAAGGCGCTGGGCAACACGGTGTTCTTCTCGGCCAACGACGTCGTCCACGGGCAGGAGCTGTGGAAGGCAGAGGCGACGGATGGGGGGAGGGATGGGGGCGCGGTGTTGGTGAAGGACATCGGCGAGTTCGACGCCATTCCCGCCGAGCTGGTCACCCTCGGCGGCAGGCTCTACTTCAACGCGGACAAGGGCGAGCCATCAGGGCGTGAGCTGTGGACGAGTGACGGGACGGAAGGGGGCACCCACCAAGTGAAGGACATCTGGGATGGGCTGGCGGACTCGCTGCCGTCGGAGCTCCAGGTGGCGGGCAACCGGCTCTTCTTCACGGCGGACGACGGGGTGCGAGGCCGCGAGGTGTGGGCGAGCGATGGGACGTCAGGCGGGACGAGGATGGTGAAGGAGCTGTATCCGGGGCCGAACATCCCGGGCCCTGTGGGGCTGGTGACGGCGGGCAACCGGGTCTTCTTCCAGCGAGGGGAAGAAGACGGGGGCGCCGACGAGCTCTGGACGAGCGATGGAACGGATGCGGGCACCTTCATGCTCAAGCGCATCCGCCCTGCACCCGAGGGTGGGTTCGTCCTGGAGCGAAAGGGCGTGGGCGACACGCTCTACTTCGCCGGGAATGATGGAGTGAACGGTATCGAGCTGTGGAAGAGCGACGGGACGCCGGGAGGTACTGTCCAGGTGATGGACATCGCTCCGGGCGCCGAGAGCTCCATTCCGCGAGGGTTCACCCGGGTGGGGCTGAAGCTCTACTTCGCGGCGAGGGATCCGGTGCACGGGGAGGAGCTGTGGTCGCTGGATCTCTGCGATCGTTCTCCTCCGGAGGTGACGTGTCCGCCCAACTTTGCGTTCGAAGCGGATGCGGGCACAGGAGTGGCGGTGCCGTTCGCGGCCACGGCGGTGGATGACATCACCGAGGAACTCGAGCTGGTGTACAGCCATGCACCTGGGAGCATCTTCCCGCTGGGCGTGACGCCGGTGACGGTGTCCACGCAGGATGAAGTGGGCAACACGGGTAGCTGCACCTTCCAGGTGACGGTGCGAGACACGGTGCCGCCGAGGGTGACGTGCCCCCGGAACATCTTTATCGAGGCGACGGGGCCGGAGCCTGTCGAGGTTCCGTATCCCGAAGTCCAGGCGGTGGAAGCGGTCTCGCCGCCGGTGACGATCGAGTTCGATCCGCCTCCTGGCACTCTGTTCACGCCAGGAGAGAGCACTCCGGTGGTGGTCACGATCAAGGACGCTGCGGGCAACACCCGCACCTGCCGCTTCGGGGTAACGGTGGAGCTGCCCGAGGGGAGCGAGCCGGGCGAAGACTCCGGCTGCTCCTGCAAGTCACTTCCTGGAGGGACCTCCGCATGGGGCGCGCTGCTCGTGCTGCTGGCGCTGACCCGGCTACGGCCCCTTTCGAGGCGGGGCCAACGAGAAGGCTCTTAG
- a CDS encoding GMC family oxidoreductase N-terminal domain-containing protein: MRRLSSPVERLGGHWPVVVVGSGYGGAITASRLARAGQKVCVLERGKERLPGEFPRTNAQLLRETQLLGPGGSLLGKLKVGSPTGMLSLHLLGDLAVVTGCGLGGTSLINAGVVLRPDPRVLDEDSWPTGFREDLRAGMLEDCFTHVERTLNPQPYPETHPPLRKLEALERSAEKTGGKFYRLPLAVSWKESVNAAGVRLKGCTLCGDCATGCNVGAKNTLQMNYLPDAQHHGAELFSQVAVHHVERGQGHWRVYYRLVGMGRELFDAPLQFLTADHVVLAAGTLGSTEILLRSRAAGLSVSNEVGKHFSGNGDVMAFGYNLDVPVNAVSYGDHEVKNAEPVGPSITGIIDMRGTEHVDEGMVIEEGAVPAALGGSLPALFAAVAPVLGQDTDEGFIDGLQENARVAESLVRGPYHGAVRNTQTLFAMTHDDGGGELRLEGDGLRAVWPGAGRQEGYLRAEQKIYKAVEALGGTFVRNPVSARLLDNALLVTHPLGGCVMADDAEGGVVDHEGRVFSGEKGTEIHEGLYVCDGAVIPRSIGANPLLTISAVSERFVARLARRHGWHIDYAPMQAPQQLPPQEPLGLRFTETLRGTISTAVDEPYQAAANPDRPGASSLRFVITVLVEDLNAMLADSRHPMAVTGCIEAPGLSAKPLMVTHGTLNVLVEDPNRPGYKQLRYTLHLRSESGERFLFEGYKQLTDDPGIDFWEDTTTLFITLRRGDSPDAPVAYKGIVRISVDDFARQVSTFRVTHALSVQDQVSAVARFGKFFLGGLFELYWKPSLEEET; the protein is encoded by the coding sequence ATGCGGCGACTGTCGTCTCCTGTGGAGAGGTTGGGTGGGCACTGGCCCGTGGTCGTGGTGGGCTCGGGCTATGGGGGCGCGATCACCGCGTCCCGGCTGGCCCGCGCAGGCCAGAAGGTCTGTGTGCTGGAGCGCGGGAAGGAGCGGCTGCCCGGTGAGTTTCCGCGCACCAACGCCCAGCTGCTGCGAGAGACCCAGCTCCTGGGCCCTGGCGGCTCGCTGCTCGGGAAGCTGAAGGTCGGCTCTCCCACGGGGATGCTCTCGCTGCACCTGCTGGGTGACCTGGCCGTCGTCACCGGCTGTGGCCTGGGCGGCACCTCTCTCATCAACGCGGGCGTGGTGCTGCGGCCGGATCCACGCGTGCTGGATGAGGACAGCTGGCCCACCGGGTTCCGCGAGGATCTGCGCGCGGGGATGTTGGAGGACTGCTTCACCCACGTGGAGCGGACGCTGAACCCCCAGCCCTACCCGGAGACGCACCCGCCGCTGCGCAAGCTGGAGGCGCTGGAGCGCTCGGCGGAGAAGACGGGCGGCAAGTTCTACCGCCTGCCGCTGGCGGTGAGCTGGAAGGAGAGCGTCAACGCCGCTGGAGTCCGGCTGAAGGGCTGCACCCTGTGCGGCGACTGCGCCACGGGCTGCAACGTCGGGGCGAAGAACACGCTGCAGATGAACTACCTGCCGGACGCGCAGCACCACGGCGCGGAGCTGTTCTCCCAGGTGGCCGTGCACCATGTGGAGCGGGGGCAGGGCCACTGGCGCGTCTACTACCGGCTGGTGGGCATGGGGCGCGAGCTGTTCGACGCGCCGCTCCAGTTCCTCACCGCGGACCATGTGGTGCTGGCGGCGGGCACGCTGGGCTCCACGGAGATCCTCCTGCGCTCGCGGGCGGCGGGGCTGTCCGTGTCGAACGAGGTGGGCAAGCACTTCTCCGGCAACGGGGACGTGATGGCGTTCGGGTACAACCTGGACGTGCCGGTGAACGCGGTGAGCTACGGGGACCACGAGGTGAAGAACGCCGAGCCCGTGGGCCCCTCCATCACCGGCATCATCGACATGCGTGGCACTGAGCACGTCGATGAGGGCATGGTCATCGAAGAGGGGGCGGTGCCCGCGGCGCTGGGCGGCTCCCTGCCCGCGCTCTTCGCGGCCGTGGCCCCCGTGCTCGGCCAGGACACGGATGAGGGCTTCATCGACGGACTTCAGGAGAACGCCCGTGTGGCGGAGAGCCTGGTCCGCGGGCCCTACCACGGAGCCGTTCGCAACACGCAGACGCTCTTCGCCATGACGCACGACGATGGGGGAGGGGAGCTGCGGCTGGAGGGAGACGGGCTGCGCGCGGTGTGGCCCGGCGCGGGGCGCCAGGAGGGCTACCTGCGCGCGGAGCAGAAGATCTACAAGGCCGTGGAGGCGCTCGGGGGCACCTTCGTGCGCAACCCGGTGAGTGCCCGGCTGCTGGACAACGCCCTGCTCGTTACCCACCCGCTGGGTGGCTGTGTGATGGCGGATGACGCCGAGGGTGGCGTGGTGGACCACGAGGGCCGCGTCTTCTCGGGAGAGAAGGGCACCGAGATCCACGAGGGGCTCTACGTCTGCGACGGCGCGGTCATTCCCCGCTCCATCGGCGCCAACCCGCTGCTGACCATCTCCGCGGTGTCCGAGCGCTTCGTGGCGCGGCTGGCCCGGCGCCACGGGTGGCACATCGACTACGCGCCGATGCAGGCGCCGCAGCAATTGCCGCCTCAGGAGCCTCTGGGCCTGCGCTTCACGGAGACCCTGCGCGGTACCATCTCGACCGCTGTGGACGAGCCGTACCAGGCGGCGGCGAATCCGGATCGCCCGGGGGCCTCTTCGCTGCGCTTCGTCATCACCGTGCTGGTGGAGGACTTGAACGCCATGCTGGCGGACTCGCGCCACCCCATGGCGGTGACGGGCTGCATCGAGGCGCCGGGGCTGTCTGCCAAGCCGCTGATGGTGACGCACGGCACGCTCAATGTGCTGGTGGAGGACCCGAATCGGCCCGGGTACAAGCAGCTGCGCTACACGCTCCACCTGCGATCCGAGTCCGGCGAGCGCTTCCTCTTCGAGGGCTACAAGCAGCTCACGGACGATCCGGGCATCGACTTCTGGGAGGACACCACCACCCTGTTCATCACGCTGCGGCGTGGCGACTCGCCGGACGCGCCGGTGGCCTACAAGGGCATCGTGCGCATCTCGGTGGATGACTTCGCGCGTCAGGTCTCCACCTTCCGGGTGACCCATGCGCTGAGCGTGCAGGATCAGGTGTCGGCGGTGGCCCGCTTCGGGAAGTTCTTCCTGGGAGGACTCTTCGAGCTTTACTGGAAGCCATCGCTGGAAGAGGAGACGTGA
- a CDS encoding EF-hand domain-containing protein: MAKKKPAKKAAAAKKKTAKRTTTTKKAAAKSARKAAKPARKAAGKAPKKAAAKKAAAKKAAPKKAAAKKAAPKAAPQAAKKAAVRKGAAKKAAAKAAAKVKAPQQAELPIVTATEPTRTTVETERPDEEETVETTSAGIQPLAPEHAAVDDLTSSGNELLDIFQKYDRNRTGSIEQAEFARLLEALGQNITDEELAIAFDIIDTDRTGKISWKQFKNWWTSR, translated from the coding sequence ATGGCGAAGAAGAAGCCAGCCAAGAAGGCAGCTGCGGCGAAGAAGAAGACCGCGAAGCGCACGACCACTACCAAGAAGGCGGCCGCGAAGTCGGCCCGCAAGGCGGCCAAGCCCGCGCGGAAGGCCGCCGGGAAGGCTCCGAAGAAGGCGGCGGCCAAGAAGGCGGCGGCCAAGAAGGCAGCCCCGAAGAAGGCGGCGGCCAAGAAGGCGGCCCCGAAGGCAGCACCCCAGGCAGCCAAGAAGGCGGCCGTCCGGAAGGGCGCTGCCAAGAAGGCGGCGGCCAAGGCGGCGGCCAAGGTCAAGGCTCCTCAGCAAGCGGAGCTCCCGATCGTCACGGCCACCGAGCCCACCCGCACCACCGTGGAGACCGAGCGCCCCGACGAGGAGGAGACCGTCGAGACGACCTCGGCGGGCATTCAGCCGCTGGCTCCCGAGCACGCGGCTGTGGATGACCTGACCAGCTCCGGCAACGAGCTGCTCGACATCTTCCAGAAGTACGACCGCAACCGGACCGGCTCCATCGAACAGGCCGAGTTTGCTCGCCTGCTCGAGGCCCTGGGCCAGAACATCACCGACGAGGAACTGGCGATTGCTTTCGATATCATCGATACCGATCGCACCGGGAAGATCTCCTGGAAGCAGTTCAAGAACTGGTGGACGAGCCGATAA
- a CDS encoding cyclic nucleotide-binding domain-containing protein, which produces MSRIANTEVITPKSLSAEARSQLIDALYAVHCQIFDGVERESFARYVVESKAEHTWIQLHKSVAGELVGYFALHIFERQLSGVPTAVFRAEAGTLREYRGGNVNARFGLALAVRYLLKNPGRRAYYLGSLVHPSSYTQFAKYCGEVWPRQDARTPPELQTFMEELAAEFGLEQVDVTRPLVRKVGWKTRETEAEREYWQHCDKPAARFFIEANPGYVEGSGLVTVVPVTAATLLSMLRTLAERKLRAPVDAALSLARRLPLSSRLSRAELVRQLKAAALFSSFDEATLRAVAARAQIVQLPAGRCIFRQGDASNELYLLAQGAAYVMEGREEQVVNELGSGAVFGEIAMLAGEPRSATLRTATASTLVRIPREVLLPLIEADTGLRQGVWSTFAERRFESLVRGSERYGKLGRQGRRSWLRQGEHRELAPQQALTVEAGTHLLVLSGTVEFAHPAPQVAAPGALLLEAQHFLRVVALETARIVLLPRGVVPVHEATLAQAA; this is translated from the coding sequence ATGTCCCGCATCGCGAACACCGAGGTCATCACCCCGAAGTCCCTGAGCGCCGAGGCACGCAGCCAGCTCATCGATGCCCTCTACGCCGTGCACTGCCAGATCTTCGATGGCGTGGAGCGGGAGTCCTTCGCCAGGTACGTGGTGGAGTCCAAGGCGGAGCACACATGGATTCAGCTCCATAAGAGCGTGGCCGGGGAGCTCGTGGGCTACTTCGCCCTGCACATCTTCGAGCGGCAGCTGAGCGGGGTGCCCACGGCGGTGTTCCGCGCGGAGGCGGGCACGCTGCGCGAGTACCGGGGCGGCAACGTGAACGCGCGCTTCGGGCTGGCGCTGGCGGTGCGCTACCTGCTGAAGAACCCGGGCCGGCGGGCCTACTACCTGGGCTCGCTGGTGCACCCGTCCAGCTACACGCAGTTCGCCAAGTACTGCGGCGAGGTGTGGCCGCGGCAGGACGCGCGGACGCCCCCGGAGCTGCAGACCTTCATGGAGGAGCTGGCCGCCGAGTTCGGCTTGGAGCAGGTGGACGTGACACGCCCCCTGGTGCGCAAGGTGGGCTGGAAGACGCGCGAGACGGAGGCGGAGCGCGAGTACTGGCAGCACTGCGACAAGCCCGCCGCTCGCTTCTTCATCGAGGCCAACCCGGGCTACGTGGAGGGCTCGGGCCTGGTGACGGTGGTGCCGGTGACGGCGGCCACGCTCCTGAGCATGCTGCGCACCCTGGCCGAGCGGAAGCTGCGCGCACCGGTGGACGCCGCCCTGTCGCTGGCGCGCAGGCTGCCGCTGAGTTCTCGGCTGTCCCGCGCGGAGCTCGTCCGCCAGTTGAAGGCCGCGGCGCTTTTCTCCTCGTTCGACGAGGCCACGCTCCGGGCAGTGGCGGCGCGCGCGCAGATCGTCCAGCTGCCCGCGGGGCGCTGCATCTTCCGCCAGGGCGACGCGAGCAACGAGCTGTACCTGCTGGCCCAGGGCGCCGCATACGTGATGGAGGGACGCGAGGAGCAGGTGGTGAACGAGCTGGGTAGCGGGGCCGTGTTCGGGGAGATCGCCATGCTGGCAGGTGAGCCGCGCTCGGCCACGCTGCGCACGGCCACCGCGTCCACGTTGGTGCGCATCCCTCGCGAAGTGCTACTGCCCCTCATCGAGGCCGACACGGGCCTGCGCCAGGGTGTGTGGAGCACGTTCGCCGAGCGCCGCTTCGAGTCCCTGGTACGGGGCTCGGAGCGCTACGGGAAGCTGGGCCGCCAGGGGCGGCGATCGTGGCTACGGCAGGGAGAGCACCGCGAGCTGGCGCCGCAACAGGCACTCACCGTGGAGGCTGGCACGCACCTGCTGGTCCTGTCGGGCACGGTGGAGTTTGCCCACCCGGCACCGCAGGTGGCCGCCCCAGGCGCGTTGCTGCTCGAGGCGCAGCACTTCCTGCGGGTGGTGGCCCTGGAGACGGCGCGCATCGTCCTCCTGCCTCGGGGCGTCGTGCCGGTGCACGAGGCCACCCTGGCGCAGGCCGCATGA